A single region of the Triticum dicoccoides isolate Atlit2015 ecotype Zavitan chromosome 2B, WEW_v2.0, whole genome shotgun sequence genome encodes:
- the LOC119365132 gene encoding rho GTPase-activating protein 5-like, giving the protein MAPFQMRFGLGISPSRTYDEEEEEEDDEEEEEFEEDGFEEEAESDGTASPPSTMMQAGRGGGLVGAVVGALRRSLVMCSAGAMGEDDDSDSDGDEEGMEIGRPMDVRHVAHVTFDRFGGFLGLPADLEPDVPRPTPGVSASVFGVSPTSLQCSYDQRGNSVPTILLMMQRKLYLREGLKIEGIFRINAENGQEICVRDQLNSGVVPDEVDLHCLAGLIKAWFRELPTGVLDTLTPEQVMHCNTEEECALLASMLPPVEAALLNWAINLMADVVELENYNKMNARNIAMVFAPNMTQMADPLTALMHAVQVMNFLRTLIVRTVREREELATASMTLQSCSDSPNDQDEPQMPEHLEKPFTCSIQERVDHPMIDKAISEQLLSEAQQVLHNSKNDFEEQEKKCDMDHNKCHSGVPPRHNDPNSGVTSSGREFGNRNVEGLFDRFSFRKGVERLCRHPVFQLSRSMRKAPDVAVFDAPREARQAWV; this is encoded by the exons ATGGCGCCGTTCCAGATGCGGTTCGGGCTCGGGATCTCCCCGTCGCGCAcctacgacgaggaggaggaggaggaagacgacgaggaagaggaagagttcGAGGAGGACGGGTTCGAAGAGGAGGCGGAGAGCGACGGGACGGCCTCGCCGCCGTCGACGATGATGCAAGCCGGGAGGGGAGGCGGGCTGGTGGGCGCGGTGGTCGGCGCGCTGCGGCGGTCGCTGGTCATGTGCAGCGCCGGCGCGATGGGGGAGGACGACGACAGCGacagcgacggcgacgaggaggggatGGAGATTGGGCGGCCCATGGACGTGCGGCACGTCGCGCACGTCACCTTCGACCGCTTCGGCGGCTTCCTCGGTCTCCCCGCCGACCTCGAGCCCGACGTGCCCCGACCCACGCCCGGCGTCAG TGCAAGTGTATTTGGCGTTTCACCAACCTCTTTGCAATGTTCATATGATCAAAGAGGAAATAGTGTGCCCACAATACTCTTGATGATGCAGAGGAAGTTGTATCTACGAGAAGGACTTAAG ATTGAAGGGATCTTCAGAATTAACGCAGAGAATGGTCAAGAAATCTGTGTCAGGGACCAATTAAACAGTGGCGTGGTTCCGGATGAAGTTGACTTGCACTGCCTGGCTGGGTTGATAAAG GCATGGTTTCGGGAACTTCCAACAGGAGTATTGGACACGCTGACTCCAGAGCAAGTAATGCACTGCAACACAGAAGAGGAGTGCGCTCTCCTTGCTTCTATGCTACCACCAGTTGAAGCAGCATTACTTAACTGGGCTATTAATCTAATGGCCGATGTTGTGGAGCTTGAAAACTACAACAAGATGAATGCGCGAAACATCGCTATGGTTTTTGCGCCAAACATGACTCAG ATGGCCGATCCATTAACTGCCCTGATGCATGCAGTTCAGGTGATGAATTTCCTCAGGACTTTGATCGTAAGGACCGTAAGGGAAAGGGAGGAGTTAGCTACAGCATCCATGACATTGCAGTCATGCTCTGATTCCCCAAATGACCAAGACGAACCTCAGATGCCGGAGCATTTGGAGAAACCGTTCACTTGTTCAATTCAGGAGAGGGTCGATCACCCGATGATTGATAAGGCTATTTCTGAACAGCTCCTATCTGAAGCTCAACAAGTCCTCCATAATTCCAAAAATGATTTCGAAGAACAAGAGAAGAAGTGTGATATGGACCACAATAAGTGCCACAGTGGAGTTCCTCCACGTCACAATGATCCGAATAGCGGAGTGACCAGTTCCGGAAGAGAATTTGGCAATAGGAACGTGGAAGGCTTGTTCGACAGATTTAGTTTCAGGAAAGGTGTGGAGAGGCTGTGCAGGCACCCTGTGTTTCAGTTGAGTAGGTCCATGAGGAAGGCCCCAGACGTGGCTGTGTTTGATGCTCCCAGAGAAGCAAGACAAGCTTGGGTATGA
- the LOC119365133 gene encoding ubiquitin fusion degradation protein 1 homolog isoform X1, whose translation MFYAGYGYHASNFEQTYRCYPASFFDKPHLEGGDKVIMPPSALDRLASLHIEYPMLFELHNGVTDRISHCGVLEFVAEEGMIIMPYWMMQNMLLQEGDIVRVKNATLPKGTYVKLQPHTTDFLDISNPKAILEKTLRNFSCLTTGDSIMVAYNNKQYYIDIVEAKPASAVSIIETDCEVDFAPPLDYKEPEKPQRPIVPAGKAPAEDQEAIVEDEPKFKPFTGSGKRLDGKGPKQPAPGASLAAVAARSAPSDSNKRANQQTASPSGASTSTRQKTGKLVFGSSASSKKEAETQKEPAKGSEPPKKEEPKFNAFTGKSYSLKR comes from the exons TTTTACGCGGGATATGGTTACCATGCTAGTAATTTTGAGCAAACGTACCGCTGCTATCCAGCATCTTTTTTTGACAAG CCACACCTGGAAGGTGGTGACAAAG TAATAATGCCGCCATCTGCCCTTGATCGTCTGG CTTCCCTGCACATTGAGTATCCTATGCTATTTGAACTGCACAATGGTGTCACCGACAGGATTTCACACTGTGGTGTATTGGAGTTTGTAGCAGAAGAAGGCATGATCATCATGCCCTACTGG ATGATGCAAAACATGCTTCTTCAAGAGGGTGACATTGTGCGTGTCAAGAATGCTACTCTTCCCAAGGGTACATATGTGAAGCTGCAGCCTCACACAACTGATTTCCTGGACATCTCGAATCCCAAAGCCAT CTTGGAGAAAACTctaagaaacttctcttgcttaaccACGGGCGACAGTATCATGGTAGCTTACAACAACAAACAGTATTATATTGATATTGTTGAAGCAAAACCTGCTTCTGCAGTTAGCATTATCGAGACAGACTGTGAGGTGGACTTTGCACCTCCTCTTGATTACAAAGAACCTGAAAAACCACAGCGTCCCATAGTTCCTGCAGGCAAGGCACCTGCTGAAG ATCAAGAGGCTATTGTTGAAGATGAACCAAAGTTCAAACCATTCACTGGTTCAGGAAAACGGCTGGATGGTAAGGGCCCGAAACAACCAGCACCTGGAGCTTCTTTGGCCGCTGTGGCTGCACGTTCTGCGCCTTCAGACTCGAACAAAAGGGCAAATCAGCAAACTGCATCACCTTCAGGAGCCAGCACATCAACGCGCCAGAAAACGGGAAAGCTTGTGTTTGGTTCAAGTGCAAGCAGCAAGAAAGAAGCAGAAACACAGAAG GAGCCTGCCAAAGGGAGCGAGCCTCCGAAGAAGGAAGAGCCGAAGTTCAACGCATTCACAGGAAAGAGCTACTCCTTGAAGCGCTAG
- the LOC119365133 gene encoding ubiquitin fusion degradation protein 1 homolog isoform X2, translating to MPPSALDRLASLHIEYPMLFELHNGVTDRISHCGVLEFVAEEGMIIMPYWMMQNMLLQEGDIVRVKNATLPKGTYVKLQPHTTDFLDISNPKAILEKTLRNFSCLTTGDSIMVAYNNKQYYIDIVEAKPASAVSIIETDCEVDFAPPLDYKEPEKPQRPIVPAGKAPAEDQEAIVEDEPKFKPFTGSGKRLDGKGPKQPAPGASLAAVAARSAPSDSNKRANQQTASPSGASTSTRQKTGKLVFGSSASSKKEAETQKEPAKGSEPPKKEEPKFNAFTGKSYSLKR from the exons ATGCCGCCATCTGCCCTTGATCGTCTGG CTTCCCTGCACATTGAGTATCCTATGCTATTTGAACTGCACAATGGTGTCACCGACAGGATTTCACACTGTGGTGTATTGGAGTTTGTAGCAGAAGAAGGCATGATCATCATGCCCTACTGG ATGATGCAAAACATGCTTCTTCAAGAGGGTGACATTGTGCGTGTCAAGAATGCTACTCTTCCCAAGGGTACATATGTGAAGCTGCAGCCTCACACAACTGATTTCCTGGACATCTCGAATCCCAAAGCCAT CTTGGAGAAAACTctaagaaacttctcttgcttaaccACGGGCGACAGTATCATGGTAGCTTACAACAACAAACAGTATTATATTGATATTGTTGAAGCAAAACCTGCTTCTGCAGTTAGCATTATCGAGACAGACTGTGAGGTGGACTTTGCACCTCCTCTTGATTACAAAGAACCTGAAAAACCACAGCGTCCCATAGTTCCTGCAGGCAAGGCACCTGCTGAAG ATCAAGAGGCTATTGTTGAAGATGAACCAAAGTTCAAACCATTCACTGGTTCAGGAAAACGGCTGGATGGTAAGGGCCCGAAACAACCAGCACCTGGAGCTTCTTTGGCCGCTGTGGCTGCACGTTCTGCGCCTTCAGACTCGAACAAAAGGGCAAATCAGCAAACTGCATCACCTTCAGGAGCCAGCACATCAACGCGCCAGAAAACGGGAAAGCTTGTGTTTGGTTCAAGTGCAAGCAGCAAGAAAGAAGCAGAAACACAGAAG GAGCCTGCCAAAGGGAGCGAGCCTCCGAAGAAGGAAGAGCCGAAGTTCAACGCATTCACAGGAAAGAGCTACTCCTTGAAGCGCTAG